One window of Treponema denticola genomic DNA carries:
- the wbaP gene encoding undecaprenyl-phosphate galactose phosphotransferase WbaP, with protein MQPSEFTSWFKTHFNHTSSFATGLTFMIFDCIGIMLCFGGSFFAINAVDRSLIVFRDFINYWIYLPAFAAAFFAARLYPGIMLQPADEVRKFSLTSFFCFTGIALSIAVETDDREMLSIALLLATPFATLFLPLLREGIRTAFSSFSWWGVPVVIYVSNENKYTIADRLLNKPSLSYRPAAIINIDATDYEEYKGIPVFPYSQEIEDCVHACNITTAIVMELPEGNTANTPLDSILSDYRYIIAIPYYQNIKFVSLSVRNFGDILGFSASNRLTRPINLFIKRCIDLGILLLFSPLILPIIVIIAILVKCTSKGKIFYGHKRIGKNGKQIKVWKFRSMVTDADKRLKELLENNPEMKREWEEHQKLEHDPRITSIGKFLRKTSLDELPQLFNILLGQMSFVGPRPVTEPEKEKYGDTFKYIFSVTPGLSGMWQISGRSSTGYDERIFLDTFYIQNWSIWLDIWIILQTFIVVVTRKGAY; from the coding sequence ATGCAGCCATCGGAATTTACTAGTTGGTTTAAAACCCATTTTAATCATACAAGTTCTTTTGCGACCGGTCTAACATTTATGATCTTCGACTGTATCGGGATAATGCTATGCTTTGGAGGAAGCTTTTTTGCTATTAATGCAGTAGACCGTTCACTGATTGTATTCCGTGATTTTATAAACTACTGGATATACCTTCCGGCCTTTGCTGCAGCATTTTTTGCGGCTCGTCTTTATCCCGGTATCATGCTTCAGCCGGCTGACGAAGTGCGTAAATTCTCTCTTACTTCTTTTTTTTGTTTTACGGGAATTGCCCTTTCCATAGCAGTTGAAACGGATGATAGAGAGATGTTAAGTATTGCCCTCCTTTTAGCAACTCCTTTTGCAACTCTGTTTCTACCCTTATTAAGGGAAGGAATACGGACTGCATTTAGTTCCTTTAGCTGGTGGGGCGTTCCGGTAGTTATATATGTAAGCAATGAAAATAAGTACACAATAGCAGACAGGCTATTAAATAAACCTTCATTAAGTTACCGCCCGGCAGCAATCATCAATATCGATGCAACAGACTACGAGGAATACAAAGGAATCCCTGTATTCCCTTATTCACAAGAAATTGAAGATTGTGTTCACGCCTGTAATATTACAACAGCAATCGTTATGGAATTGCCGGAAGGTAATACGGCAAATACCCCATTGGACTCAATTCTTTCCGATTACCGCTACATCATTGCAATACCGTACTATCAAAATATAAAATTCGTATCGCTTTCAGTGAGAAACTTCGGCGATATTTTAGGTTTTTCCGCATCGAATCGTTTGACACGTCCCATCAATTTATTTATCAAACGATGTATCGATTTAGGCATATTACTTTTGTTTTCGCCGTTAATACTCCCGATTATAGTCATCATAGCGATTCTTGTAAAATGTACTTCAAAAGGAAAGATATTCTATGGACATAAGCGTATCGGCAAAAACGGTAAGCAAATTAAGGTGTGGAAATTTCGATCAATGGTAACTGATGCGGATAAACGTTTAAAAGAATTACTGGAGAATAACCCAGAAATGAAACGTGAATGGGAGGAACATCAAAAGCTTGAGCATGATCCGCGTATTACCTCCATTGGAAAATTTTTACGCAAAACAAGCCTTGATGAATTGCCTCAGCTTTTTAATATTCTACTTGGCCAAATGAGTTTTGTCGGTCCACGCCCTGTTACCGAACCTGAAAAAGAAAAATACGGCGATACATTTAAATATATATTTTCCGTCACCCCAGGATTATCAGGCATGTGGCAAATATCCGGCCGATCATCAACAGGATATGATGAGAGAATTTTTCTGGATACTTTTTATATTCAAAATTGGTCAATCTGGCTGGATATTTGGATTATTTTACAAACCTTCATCGTTGTTGTTACTAGAAAAGGTGCGTATTAA
- a CDS encoding glycosyltransferase family 2 protein, whose amino-acid sequence MSDILLSIVIPAYNAERFLHDLLSVLVEQVFECIENSIEVIIINDGSVDTTADIAQSFSERYSFISLINQDNKGECGARNTGIKNAKGRYIYFLDSDDVLPEGTLLFFQNFLSQSNESDVFAFGYEVHRNGMVSKTVFSESLNNRSFPSEVIKKLFLSKKLPICICSMIYRNAFISENALLFPVGVKIGGDMVFMVNTFAKACTLQYSKRISFIYQIRDDSVMQGYKGYNTDRIKSFAFIRDAVLKNYADYSSIKKEANFFIANSYLSNLVAYLKSNLKDKEINKIFLDNKFFLYRSLQGRFLNTAAIYIARFMPLRILFKLLK is encoded by the coding sequence ATGAGCGATATATTACTTTCAATTGTTATTCCTGCATATAATGCAGAGCGATTTTTGCATGATTTACTTTCCGTTTTGGTAGAGCAAGTATTTGAATGTATTGAAAACAGTATCGAAGTTATCATTATAAATGACGGTTCTGTAGATACTACGGCAGATATAGCTCAATCTTTTTCTGAAAGGTATTCTTTTATTTCTTTGATTAATCAAGATAATAAAGGTGAATGCGGAGCTCGGAATACCGGAATAAAAAATGCAAAAGGACGTTATATTTATTTTTTGGACAGCGATGACGTTCTACCTGAGGGGACGCTGCTTTTCTTTCAGAATTTTTTATCTCAATCTAATGAATCCGATGTTTTTGCTTTTGGATATGAAGTACACCGAAATGGCATGGTATCAAAAACAGTTTTTTCTGAAAGTTTGAATAACCGTTCATTCCCTTCAGAGGTGATAAAAAAATTATTTCTTTCAAAAAAACTGCCTATTTGTATCTGTAGCATGATTTATAGAAATGCCTTCATTTCTGAAAATGCTTTGTTATTTCCTGTAGGGGTAAAAATAGGCGGTGATATGGTATTTATGGTAAATACCTTCGCAAAAGCATGTACGCTTCAGTATAGCAAACGGATATCCTTTATTTATCAAATACGCGATGATTCTGTGATGCAAGGATATAAAGGTTATAATACGGATAGGATAAAGTCATTTGCGTTTATCCGTGATGCGGTTCTAAAAAATTATGCCGACTATAGTTCTATTAAAAAAGAAGCAAATTTTTTTATTGCAAATTCATATTTATCCAATTTAGTGGCCTATTTAAAATCCAATCTTAAAGACAAGGAAATAAATAAGATTTTTCTTGACAATAAGTTTTTCTTGTATAGAAGCTTGCAAGGACGCTTTTTGAATACTGCCGCAATATATATTGCACGCTTTATGCCCCTTCGTATCTTATTTAAGCTTTTAAAATAA
- a CDS encoding glycosyltransferase family 1 protein, translated as MEPLNKKTIQQNIHHKAPIRVAQVIGKAVISGVDSVVMNYYRNIDRSRIQFDFFMDGYDKTLIDEEILDLGGRIIKLEPYENSMLTNMRQCRAAFAEGGYTIVHSHLNTLSCFPLYAAFRAKVPIRIAHSHSTMSRGEWKRNLMKQVLRPFSKTFATHYAACADYTARWLFGSQTVQKGKVRLIKNAIDTACFSPNEEARNRIRKEFNLENRFIVGHIGRFAFQKNHELLVRIFAEAYRQNQNAALILIGTGELEAEIRTLVKELDIEKAVFFTGIRRDIPDFLNAFDVFLLPSRYEGLPVVGIEAQSVGLPCLMSDTVTKDTAITPLVEFFPLHADIKEWAKKLLSYEHAQKMPHPDLLRNSGFEICHAADDLCCWYEDLLDSF; from the coding sequence ATGGAACCATTAAATAAGAAAACAATTCAACAAAACATTCACCATAAAGCCCCTATTAGAGTTGCGCAAGTTATAGGAAAAGCCGTTATCAGCGGTGTAGATTCAGTGGTAATGAACTATTACCGTAACATAGACAGAAGCCGCATACAATTTGATTTTTTTATGGACGGTTATGATAAAACTCTCATCGATGAAGAAATTCTTGATTTGGGCGGCCGTATCATCAAACTTGAACCTTATGAAAACTCTATGCTAACCAATATGCGGCAATGCCGTGCCGCTTTTGCAGAAGGCGGATATACAATTGTCCATTCACACTTAAACACACTCAGTTGTTTTCCTCTCTATGCAGCATTCCGTGCAAAAGTTCCAATACGAATTGCACACAGTCATAGTACAATGAGCCGCGGAGAATGGAAGCGCAACCTTATGAAGCAGGTATTACGGCCGTTTTCAAAAACTTTTGCAACTCATTATGCGGCATGTGCCGATTACACTGCCCGCTGGCTTTTCGGTTCGCAAACGGTACAAAAAGGAAAAGTACGCCTCATAAAAAATGCAATCGATACCGCATGCTTTTCACCCAATGAAGAGGCTCGAAACCGAATACGTAAAGAATTTAACTTGGAGAATCGTTTTATTGTCGGTCATATCGGCCGTTTTGCATTCCAAAAGAATCATGAATTACTTGTACGGATATTTGCCGAAGCTTACCGGCAAAACCAGAATGCAGCTCTGATATTAATCGGAACGGGAGAATTGGAAGCTGAGATTCGTACTCTCGTTAAAGAGCTTGATATAGAAAAAGCGGTTTTTTTTACCGGCATCCGGCGGGACATTCCCGATTTTTTGAATGCCTTTGATGTTTTTCTTTTGCCAAGCCGCTATGAAGGTTTGCCGGTAGTGGGTATAGAAGCTCAATCGGTAGGTTTGCCATGCCTAATGAGCGATACTGTTACTAAAGACACTGCTATTACGCCCTTGGTGGAGTTTTTTCCGTTACACGCCGACATAAAAGAATGGGCAAAAAAGCTTCTCAGCTACGAACATGCACAAAAAATGCCTCACCCGGATTTATTGCGGAATTCCGGTTTTGAAATATGCCATGCAGCAGACGATTTATGCTGTTGGTACGAAGACCTCCTTGATTCTTTTTAG
- the rfbA gene encoding glucose-1-phosphate thymidylyltransferase RfbA, translating to MKAIILAGGAGTRLYPLTKAVSKQILPMYDKPMIYYPLSVMMLAGIREVLIISTPRDIGLFKELFGDGNWLGMKFEYAVQDKPRGLADAFIVGEKFIGADSCALVLGDNIFYGRGFSSTLTDAVSFIKNNGGALIFGYYVKDPRAYGVVDFDNKGNVLSIEEKPQNPKSNYAIPGLYFYDNEVIQIAKSVKPSARGEIEITSVNNAYLTMGKLRVEKLGRGMAWLDTGTYDGLLEASNFIATIQKRQGMYVSCIEEIAYLQKWISKTQLLNLSSSYNNEYGDYLKYIAENC from the coding sequence ATGAAGGCAATAATTTTAGCAGGAGGGGCGGGAACCCGTTTATATCCGCTTACTAAGGCTGTTTCAAAACAAATTTTACCCATGTATGATAAGCCTATGATTTATTATCCCTTGTCGGTTATGATGCTTGCCGGTATACGTGAAGTTTTAATTATATCTACACCGCGGGATATAGGCCTTTTTAAAGAGCTCTTCGGTGATGGAAATTGGCTGGGTATGAAATTTGAGTATGCCGTTCAAGATAAACCTCGAGGTCTTGCTGATGCCTTTATAGTGGGCGAAAAGTTCATCGGTGCTGATTCCTGTGCTTTGGTTTTGGGTGATAATATCTTTTATGGAAGAGGCTTCAGCAGCACTTTGACAGATGCGGTTTCATTCATAAAAAATAATGGAGGAGCTTTAATTTTCGGTTATTATGTTAAGGACCCAAGAGCTTACGGAGTGGTTGATTTTGATAATAAAGGAAATGTTTTGAGTATTGAGGAGAAGCCTCAAAATCCAAAATCAAATTATGCAATCCCCGGTTTGTATTTTTATGATAATGAAGTAATTCAAATTGCAAAATCGGTTAAACCTTCGGCCAGAGGTGAGATTGAAATTACATCCGTAAATAATGCTTATCTCACTATGGGCAAATTAAGAGTTGAAAAGCTTGGTCGCGGCATGGCATGGCTTGATACGGGAACTTATGACGGCCTTTTAGAAGCCTCAAATTTTATAGCAACAATTCAAAAAAGGCAGGGAATGTATGTTTCCTGTATAGAAGAAATAGCTTATTTACAAAAATGGATTTCAAAAACTCAGCTTTTAAATTTATCTTCTTCCTATAATAATGAATATGGCGATTATCTAAAATATATTGCGGAAAATTGTTAA